In Pseudomonas sp. ADAK2, the genomic window TTGAACGGCGTGAACGAAGCCGCAGCGCCGACCGATGAAGAGAAGGCTCAATACCGTCGCTTCCTCGCTTCGCGCATCGGCCAGCAAGACTTTGCGGCCTACCGCAAGCAACTGGAAAGCGAAGCGGACATCAAGCGTTTTTGATGACTGACTGAGTTTTGCGCGATACAAGAACCCCGGCCGAAAGGCCGGGGTTTTTTATGGGTGGAGCAAAAGATCGCTCTGCCCATCGGGAATCCATCACCGTATGCGACTTTTCCCCCATATAACGGTCAACACACCTGTAACCGTTTTAAGACACTAATCGATGCGACGCTATGCATCGTTCTGTTGCACAATACGCCCCGGACCGTTTTCTCTCAGGATGTTCAATGTTTAGATCAATTCCCATGCGTATCGTCGGGCTGGCACTGGTGCTGGCCGTTGCTGCCGGTTGTTCGTCGAAGAAAGCCGCCATCTATGAGCATGAGAACTTCGACGATTCCGGAACGTTTTCACGCAGCTATCCGGTGACCGATGCGCAGACCTGCGAAGCTGCTCGTCGCGCCTTGCTCAGCCAGGGCTACATCATCACCAGCAGCGACCCGAAACTGGTCAGCGGCCACAAGAGCTTCCAGCAGACCGGCGAGACCCACATGGAGATCAGCTTCAGTGTGGTGTGTGCCGATGATGGCTCTGAAGGCCACCACGCGACCATGTTCGCCAACGCCCTGCAGGACCGCTATGCCCTGAAGAAAACCAACAACTCCGCCAGCCTCGGCGTCGGTGTGTTGGGCTCGGTGTCGATGCCGATCGGTTCGTCCGATGATTCGATGGTCAAGGTGGCCAGCGAAACCGTATCCTCGGCCAAGTTCTACGAGCGTTTCTTTACCCTGGTGGAATTGTTCCTGCCGCCGGAAGCGAAGAAAGCCGCGCACATTGTCGAAAAACCGAAAACCGACCTGGGCGTACCTGAAGCCAAGGCTGCACCAGCACCACTGGTGCCCACGCCAGCGCCCGCACCTGCCGCAGAGCCTGTAGCGGCGCCAGCACCTGTCGAGGCGGCCCCTGCGGCCTCAGAACCGGTCACTCCGCCAGCAGAATCGGCCCCGATCACTCCCGTTGAATCGTCCGAGCCCGCGCCGGCCGAGACCATCACGCCACCGTCGCATCCGGACAACATGCCGCCCCCAAGCGAACCTATTCCGGCCCAGTAAGCGATCCAGGCGTTACGGGAGCGTGTCGAACGACACGCTCCCGTAATGGCCATCAAGCTTGACCCACGTCAAACCAGGCCGTTGTCCTACGGCCTGTATCGAAAAAATCCTGTGATAAATTCCTGACCACCTGCTACGTTTTATTCAGTAGCGGCAGAGTGTCGTGTGAACGTCATTTTTCTTTCACGCGGGCACTTTATGCTCAAGGCGCTGGTTAGTTGATCAGGCCATTTTTAATGAGCGATGGGGGACACCACATTGGACGATTATCAAGAAGAGTTGCTCGAGTACTCGGCGTTTGAACTGGATCCACTGGAACCGGCCGAAGACGCCACCGAGCTGTAAGGCTTTACGCGGATTGGCGATGACTGCGGCGAAACTCGCCGGGTGTCTGGCCGTTCCAGCGTTTGAAGGCCCGTTGAAA contains:
- a CDS encoding DUF2242 domain-containing protein; translated protein: MFRSIPMRIVGLALVLAVAAGCSSKKAAIYEHENFDDSGTFSRSYPVTDAQTCEAARRALLSQGYIITSSDPKLVSGHKSFQQTGETHMEISFSVVCADDGSEGHHATMFANALQDRYALKKTNNSASLGVGVLGSVSMPIGSSDDSMVKVASETVSSAKFYERFFTLVELFLPPEAKKAAHIVEKPKTDLGVPEAKAAPAPLVPTPAPAPAAEPVAAPAPVEAAPAASEPVTPPAESAPITPVESSEPAPAETITPPSHPDNMPPPSEPIPAQ